One genomic region from Kamptonema formosum PCC 6407 encodes:
- a CDS encoding ferredoxin:protochlorophyllide reductase (ATP-dependent) subunit N, with product METLTQPEALHFECETGNYHTFCPISCVAWLYQKIEDSFFLVIGTKTCGYFLQNAMGVMIFAEPRYAMAELEEGDISAQLNDYEELKRLCLQIKRDRNPSVIVWIGTCTTEIIKMDLEGLAPKLEAEIGIPIVTARANGLDYAFTQGEDTVLAAMAAKCPEKAPVMESQKQERNAISQLLNFGKKKEEVAADESEYVKHTPLVLFGSLPDPVVTQLTLELKKQGIKVSGWLPSKRYTELPVLEEGYYVSGMNPFLSRTATTLMRRRKCKLIGAPFPIGPDGTRAWIEKICSVLNIEPKGLDEREAQIWASLEDYLQIVRGKSVFFMGDNLLEISLARFLIRCGMTCPEIGIPYMDKRYQAAELELLEKTCHEMGVPTPRIVEKPDNYNQIQRIYEQNIDLVITGMAHANPLEARGINTKWSVEFTFAQIHGFGNARDILELVTRPLRRNNSLKDLGWGNLVKEGAKV from the coding sequence ATGGAGACTCTTACTCAACCTGAAGCGCTACATTTTGAGTGTGAAACTGGAAATTATCACACCTTTTGCCCGATTAGCTGTGTGGCGTGGCTTTATCAAAAGATTGAGGATAGCTTTTTCTTGGTAATTGGTACTAAGACTTGTGGCTATTTTCTGCAAAATGCGATGGGAGTGATGATTTTTGCTGAGCCCCGCTATGCGATGGCGGAGTTGGAAGAGGGCGATATTTCGGCTCAGTTGAATGATTATGAAGAGTTGAAGCGTTTGTGTTTGCAGATTAAGCGCGATCGCAATCCTAGTGTAATTGTTTGGATTGGCACTTGCACGACGGAAATTATTAAGATGGATTTGGAAGGGTTAGCACCGAAGTTAGAAGCTGAGATTGGGATTCCAATTGTAACGGCTCGTGCTAATGGTTTGGATTATGCTTTTACCCAAGGGGAAGATACGGTTTTAGCGGCTATGGCTGCTAAGTGTCCTGAGAAAGCGCCTGTTATGGAATCTCAAAAACAGGAACGGAATGCTATTTCTCAATTACTGAATTTTGGGAAGAAGAAAGAGGAAGTTGCAGCCGATGAATCGGAATATGTGAAGCATACTCCTTTGGTGCTTTTTGGTTCTTTGCCTGACCCGGTTGTAACTCAGTTAACTTTAGAATTGAAGAAGCAAGGAATTAAGGTTTCTGGTTGGTTGCCTTCTAAGCGTTACACTGAATTGCCAGTGTTGGAAGAAGGGTATTATGTGTCTGGGATGAACCCTTTCTTGTCGCGGACTGCTACTACTTTGATGCGCCGTCGGAAGTGTAAGTTAATTGGTGCTCCGTTCCCGATTGGCCCTGATGGTACTCGCGCTTGGATTGAAAAGATTTGCTCGGTTTTAAATATTGAACCGAAGGGTTTAGACGAGCGGGAAGCACAAATTTGGGCAAGTTTGGAGGATTATTTACAGATAGTTCGCGGTAAGTCTGTCTTCTTTATGGGAGATAATTTGCTGGAGATTTCTTTGGCTCGGTTTTTGATTCGCTGCGGTATGACTTGCCCGGAAATTGGTATTCCTTATATGGATAAGCGGTATCAAGCGGCGGAGTTGGAGTTATTGGAGAAGACTTGCCATGAGATGGGGGTTCCTACTCCGAGAATTGTGGAGAAACCGGATAATTACAATCAGATTCAGCGGATTTATGAGCAGAATATTGATTTGGTGATTACGGGTATGGCTCATGCTAATCCTTTGGAGGCGCGGGGGATTAATACTAAGTGGTCAGTTGAGTTTACTTTTGCTCAGATTCACGGGTTTGGGAATGCGCGGGATATTTTGGAGTTGGTGACTCGTCCTTTGCGTCGGAATAATTCGCTTAAGGATTTGGGTTGGGGTAATTTGGTGAAGGAGGGGGCTAAGGTTTAG
- a CDS encoding DUF928 domain-containing protein: protein MAWTKAPLHIAFLSLALSLDIVATSSFPKEAMAANILAETGDRASTQQIPDNWQTVEPTIPNENSASTQRPDASWNAFEPPDRGVPGRREGGGTRGPECPTSTTALIPKSTMGRTISANPTFFYYVPATLDKIVEFELADEADKTVYKTSFRMIAKAPGIVSVTLPTANAASLEVGKNYHWYFTIKCNPNDSEADIVVSGWINRVEMTAGLKSQLDGVGSERDRLNIYAKESLWYEYITTLADLRRSQPADSALTVKWTELLSAVELEKIAQQPLVQIQLIPTN from the coding sequence ATGGCTTGGACAAAGGCTCCTCTACACATCGCATTTCTTTCTTTAGCTCTGTCTCTAGACATAGTTGCTACCTCTAGCTTCCCAAAAGAAGCAATGGCAGCAAATATATTGGCAGAAACAGGCGATCGCGCATCTACCCAACAGATACCAGATAACTGGCAAACCGTCGAACCCACCATCCCCAATGAAAACTCCGCGAGCACTCAGCGACCAGATGCGAGTTGGAACGCTTTTGAACCGCCAGATCGGGGAGTCCCTGGTCGTCGGGAAGGTGGTGGCACTCGCGGGCCAGAATGCCCCACTAGCACCACTGCATTGATTCCCAAATCAACGATGGGGCGAACGATATCAGCGAATCCAACATTCTTTTACTACGTGCCCGCCACCCTCGACAAAATAGTTGAGTTTGAGCTGGCTGATGAAGCTGATAAGACCGTTTACAAAACTAGCTTCAGGATGATCGCTAAGGCCCCTGGCATTGTTAGCGTTACTCTTCCTACTGCTAACGCAGCTTCCTTAGAGGTTGGCAAAAACTACCATTGGTACTTTACTATTAAGTGCAACCCTAATGATAGCGAGGCAGATATTGTAGTTTCTGGCTGGATCAACCGCGTCGAAATGACGGCAGGCCTGAAATCTCAGTTAGATGGGGTTGGATCGGAACGCGATCGCCTTAACATTTACGCCAAAGAATCCTTATGGTACGAATATATTACTACCTTAGCGGATCTGCGTCGTTCTCAGCCCGCTGATTCAGCACTAACAGTCAAGTGGACTGAACTTTTGAGCGCAGTTGAGCTAGAAAAAATAGCCCAACAACCATTGGTGCAGATTCAATTGATTCCCACAAATTAA
- the bchL gene encoding ferredoxin:protochlorophyllide reductase (ATP-dependent) iron-sulfur ATP-binding protein, producing the protein MKLAVYGKGGIGKSTTSCNISVALARRGKKVLQIGCDPKHDSTFTLTGFLIPTIIDTLQEKDFHYEDVWPEDVIYKGYGGVDCVEAGGPPAGAGCGGYVVGETVKLLKELNAFDEYDIILFDVLGDVVCGGFAAPLNYADYCMIVTDNGFDALFAANRIAASVREKARTHPLRLAGLIGNRTSKRDLIEKYIETVPMPVLEVLPLIEDIRISRVKGKTLFEMAESDPSLNYVCDYYLNIADQILACPEGVVPNDTPDRELFSLLSDFYLNPAPQVAREEEELDLMMV; encoded by the coding sequence GTGAAACTAGCAGTTTACGGAAAAGGTGGCATTGGGAAATCGACAACTAGCTGCAACATCTCAGTTGCCTTAGCACGGCGCGGCAAAAAAGTGCTGCAAATTGGCTGCGATCCCAAGCACGACAGCACATTTACCCTCACAGGCTTCCTGATCCCCACAATTATTGACACCCTTCAGGAGAAAGACTTTCACTACGAAGACGTTTGGCCCGAAGATGTCATCTACAAAGGCTACGGCGGCGTTGACTGCGTAGAAGCAGGCGGCCCTCCCGCTGGTGCTGGTTGCGGCGGCTACGTCGTTGGCGAAACTGTAAAATTGCTCAAAGAACTCAACGCCTTTGATGAGTACGACATCATCTTGTTTGACGTACTCGGAGACGTAGTTTGCGGCGGTTTTGCTGCCCCCTTAAACTACGCCGACTACTGCATGATCGTTACCGACAATGGCTTTGATGCCTTATTTGCTGCCAATCGGATCGCCGCCTCAGTGCGCGAAAAAGCTCGGACTCACCCTCTACGCCTCGCCGGACTAATCGGCAATCGTACCTCCAAGCGCGACTTGATCGAAAAGTATATAGAGACAGTACCCATGCCAGTGCTAGAAGTGCTGCCTCTGATCGAAGATATTCGGATTTCCCGCGTCAAAGGCAAAACACTGTTTGAAATGGCAGAGAGCGATCCCTCTCTGAACTACGTCTGCGATTACTACCTAAACATCGCCGATCAGATATTGGCCTGTCCCGAAGGTGTAGTACCCAACGACACCCCCGATCGCGAACTATTTTCTTTGTTGTCTGACTTTTACCTCAATCCTGCACCTCAAGTTGCCAGAGAGGAAGAAGAGCTAGACCTGATGATGGTTTAA
- a CDS encoding ParA family protein: MVQKIALFNHKGGVSKTTTTFNLGWMLATKGKKVILVDADPQCNLTGMVLGFSTKEDLEEVYKKEQNIKSGLAPAFESRPKLIEAVDCLPVEKCDGLFLLPGHVGFAEYEVTLGMAQELTGSIKALKNLPGSISYLLQKTADKFEADYLLIDMSPSLSSINQNLLMTSDFFILPTSPDFFSVMAIDSLATILPKWYAWAQKASEIRILKEADYPFPKVTPRLLGTILQNYTIINGEPAAVFPKWIDEIKVAVSTRLGPSLRQNNMLLAKKIYRTQEISSDFCLAKISDFNSLIAKSQEKQTPIFALTRDQIGQSGIILKKTLRAQEEFKKVFSTLADRVIELTCHAVSN, encoded by the coding sequence ATGGTTCAGAAAATTGCTCTATTTAATCACAAGGGTGGTGTTAGTAAAACCACAACTACATTCAACTTGGGATGGATGTTAGCCACCAAAGGAAAAAAAGTAATCTTAGTAGATGCAGATCCACAATGTAACCTCACAGGAATGGTTTTAGGATTTTCAACTAAGGAAGACCTAGAGGAAGTCTATAAAAAAGAACAGAATATTAAATCAGGTTTAGCACCTGCATTTGAATCAAGACCTAAGCTAATTGAGGCTGTAGATTGTTTACCAGTAGAAAAGTGTGATGGTTTGTTTTTATTGCCTGGTCATGTGGGATTTGCTGAATATGAGGTAACATTAGGCATGGCACAGGAGCTAACTGGTTCAATTAAAGCATTGAAAAACTTACCTGGTTCAATTTCATATCTTTTGCAGAAAACAGCAGACAAATTTGAGGCCGATTATCTATTGATTGATATGAGTCCAAGTTTAAGCTCAATCAATCAAAACCTACTGATGACCAGTGATTTTTTTATCCTTCCTACCAGTCCTGACTTTTTTTCAGTAATGGCAATTGATTCTTTGGCAACAATTTTGCCAAAATGGTATGCCTGGGCTCAAAAAGCTTCAGAAATCAGGATTTTAAAAGAAGCTGACTATCCATTTCCCAAAGTTACACCGCGCTTACTTGGGACTATTCTTCAAAACTATACAATCATAAATGGAGAGCCTGCTGCGGTTTTTCCAAAGTGGATTGATGAAATTAAAGTAGCTGTTTCTACTAGATTAGGGCCATCTTTGCGACAAAATAATATGCTCCTAGCTAAAAAGATATACAGAACTCAAGAAATCAGTAGTGATTTCTGCCTTGCAAAAATTTCTGATTTTAACAGCCTGATTGCTAAGTCTCAAGAGAAGCAAACACCAATTTTTGCTCTCACGCGAGATCAAATAGGGCAGTCTGGTATAATTCTTAAAAAGACTCTAAGAGCACAAGAAGAGTTCAAAAAAGTTTTTTCCACACTGGCAGACAGAGTAATTGAGTTAACGTGCCATGCAGTCAGCAATTGA
- a CDS encoding HEPN domain-containing protein: MQSAIDQFRISITRVRDLIALHNSLKAQATSVLDISDILRAALVLAVSALDYYIHEVVRIGMLEIHRGQRPEPPAFSRFQLSLGSARAGINAGQNIDAWLEDEIRQRHSYKSFQQPEAIADAIRLICDKKLWEEVSMSMGRPAKDPQIKQQLNLIIDRRNKIAHEADIDPTLSIGNRWPIDELLVNEAIDFLEQVVESIHNIL; encoded by the coding sequence ATGCAGTCAGCAATTGATCAATTTCGCATCAGTATTACCCGCGTTCGCGATCTAATTGCTTTACATAACTCTCTCAAAGCTCAAGCTACCAGTGTTCTGGATATTTCAGATATTTTAAGAGCCGCACTTGTTCTAGCAGTTAGCGCTTTAGACTACTATATTCACGAAGTTGTCAGGATAGGAATGTTAGAAATTCATCGCGGCCAACGTCCTGAACCTCCAGCATTTTCCCGATTTCAGCTTTCATTAGGTAGTGCTCGCGCAGGTATAAATGCAGGACAAAATATTGATGCCTGGTTAGAAGATGAAATTCGTCAACGCCACAGCTATAAAAGTTTCCAGCAACCAGAAGCTATAGCTGATGCTATCCGGCTGATTTGTGATAAAAAGTTATGGGAAGAAGTCTCTATGAGCATGGGTAGACCAGCTAAAGATCCTCAGATTAAACAACAATTAAATCTCATTATCGATCGTAGGAATAAGATTGCTCACGAAGCAGATATAGATCCTACATTATCAATAGGTAATCGCTGGCCTATTGACGAACTATTAGTCAATGAGGCGATTGACTTCCTAGAGCAAGTTGTTGAAAGCATACACAATATTTTATAA
- a CDS encoding class I SAM-dependent methyltransferase, which translates to MTTNGLEPTTFNDLLSLALSSIESAQSTAIPISGKLALLQANQLILSQNNINVNANLLLQTLWKIALINPFDDFVQTCLTCEGINQVQGFRELRNKIAIAYNIQGNAFYQQGQIQQATLQYEKALQIGQELAPADLLGIYFNAGMASFVQKQPEKAQHFFQKALQIQPNLAQVEQMLIRVNYQLETKQKGYKFSQDWFSRNLAIWQEYLMCFRNQPDLNILEIGSWEGRSTCWLLNNILTHPSSQITCIDTFEGGGGTELEASDTKESIEARFDFNIVLTESIAKVTKIVNKSRAALREIPFDSFDIIYIDGSHLACDVLEDTLLSWGLLKIGGLMIFDDYDHVFREFPHQNTKIGIDAFMASFCNKIQLVHQSHQIFVKKIAD; encoded by the coding sequence ATGACAACTAATGGACTAGAGCCGACTACCTTTAACGATCTATTATCCTTGGCACTATCTTCTATTGAGTCTGCACAATCAACAGCAATACCTATCTCTGGAAAACTGGCGCTACTGCAAGCAAATCAACTAATCTTATCTCAAAACAACATTAATGTTAATGCCAATCTCTTGCTGCAAACCTTATGGAAAATAGCCCTAATTAATCCCTTTGATGACTTTGTTCAGACTTGCTTAACCTGCGAAGGAATCAATCAAGTTCAGGGATTTAGAGAACTTAGAAATAAAATAGCAATAGCCTACAATATTCAAGGGAATGCCTTCTATCAACAGGGTCAAATTCAGCAAGCAACCCTGCAATACGAAAAAGCATTACAAATAGGACAAGAACTTGCTCCCGCTGACTTGCTTGGCATTTACTTTAATGCAGGAATGGCATCTTTTGTACAAAAGCAACCCGAAAAAGCACAACATTTTTTTCAAAAAGCACTACAAATTCAACCTAACTTAGCGCAAGTAGAGCAGATGCTCATTAGGGTAAATTATCAACTTGAAACTAAGCAAAAAGGATATAAATTTAGTCAAGATTGGTTTAGCAGAAATCTCGCAATCTGGCAAGAGTATTTAATGTGTTTTCGCAATCAACCCGATTTAAACATACTAGAAATAGGAAGTTGGGAAGGGAGGTCTACTTGTTGGCTATTAAACAATATTCTCACTCATCCCTCGTCGCAAATTACCTGTATCGATACATTTGAAGGCGGTGGAGGAACTGAACTAGAAGCAAGCGATACTAAAGAGTCTATAGAAGCAAGATTTGACTTTAACATTGTCCTGACTGAAAGCATAGCAAAAGTCACAAAAATTGTCAACAAATCGAGAGCAGCATTGCGGGAAATTCCCTTTGATAGCTTTGATATTATCTATATTGACGGCTCTCATTTAGCTTGCGATGTACTAGAAGATACCCTTTTAAGTTGGGGACTTCTCAAGATAGGAGGTTTGATGATTTTTGATGATTACGATCATGTTTTTCGAGAATTTCCTCATCAAAATACTAAGATTGGGATTGATGCTTTTATGGCAAGTTTTTGTAATAAAATTCAGCTTGTTCATCAATCTCATCAAATTTTTGTTAAAAAGATAGCTGATTAA
- a CDS encoding DUF5331 domain-containing protein has protein sequence MAFFEDLSGTLKQKWLQYYQANRSWLVLQMQVQSVSTPDGGRRPPSYLILGVLNALEPNLEQLMLPFTRLNPDPETLIEVLGLNFDPDVALGISSSEVVPPAIASVPTVTARPAQAPPVVPPTPSAAPAAVPAATTPAADNSNVMGGIGLAAAGVAGVAGVAAVTSALISSDEESFGDLDLEEESDDLAGMGLDDMEEESDDLAGMGLGDMEEESDDLAGMGLGDMEEESDDLAGMGLGDMEEESDDLAGMGLGDMEEESDDLAGMGLGDMEEESDDLAGMGLGDMEEESDDLGGMGLGDMEEESDDDEFGVSASDDLDGFGGLEEDADDEFGLSVSEESEEIVVASADPFGEEDDDFVPESIPDPFGEATSDDLDMDLGGLDEEDDDFGGLSLSDDLDEIGLDALGEATSGDADEADLDALGLDDDADEDEEISGFLSDFK, from the coding sequence ATGGCTTTTTTTGAAGACTTATCAGGTACTTTAAAACAAAAGTGGTTGCAGTATTACCAAGCCAATCGTTCCTGGCTGGTACTCCAAATGCAGGTACAGTCGGTATCAACCCCCGACGGGGGCAGGCGGCCTCCCTCTTATCTCATCCTGGGAGTTCTCAACGCACTCGAACCGAATCTGGAACAGTTAATGTTGCCTTTTACTAGGCTTAACCCAGATCCAGAAACGTTGATTGAGGTTTTAGGGTTAAATTTTGACCCTGATGTTGCCTTGGGCATTTCTTCGTCAGAGGTAGTACCACCTGCGATCGCATCTGTGCCAACTGTAACCGCAAGACCTGCCCAAGCACCCCCAGTAGTGCCTCCAACTCCCAGCGCTGCACCCGCAGCCGTTCCAGCAGCAACAACGCCCGCTGCCGACAATTCTAATGTTATGGGCGGTATCGGCTTAGCAGCAGCCGGAGTTGCCGGAGTTGCCGGAGTCGCGGCAGTAACTTCTGCACTGATCTCGTCTGATGAGGAATCATTTGGGGATTTGGATCTGGAAGAAGAGTCAGATGACTTAGCTGGCATGGGCTTAGATGACATGGAAGAAGAGTCAGATGACTTAGCTGGCATGGGCTTAGGTGACATGGAAGAAGAGTCAGATGACTTAGCTGGCATGGGCTTAGGTGACATGGAGGAAGAGTCAGATGACTTAGCTGGCATGGGCTTAGGTGACATGGAAGAAGAGTCAGATGACTTAGCTGGCATGGGTCTAGGTGACATGGAAGAAGAGTCAGATGACTTAGCTGGCATGGGTCTAGGTGACATGGAAGAAGAGTCAGATGACTTAGCTGGCATGGGTCTAGGTGACATGGAGGAAGAGTCAGATGACTTGGGCGGCATGGGCTTAGGTGACATGGAGGAAGAGTCAGATGATGATGAGTTTGGGGTATCAGCCTCCGATGACTTGGATGGGTTCGGTGGACTAGAGGAAGATGCCGATGATGAGTTTGGGCTATCGGTTTCTGAGGAGTCTGAGGAGATAGTTGTCGCGAGTGCAGATCCTTTTGGGGAAGAAGACGATGATTTCGTGCCAGAATCCATACCCGATCCCTTTGGGGAAGCAACCTCAGATGACCTAGATATGGATCTGGGGGGTTTGGATGAGGAAGATGACGATTTTGGCGGCTTGTCCTTATCAGATGACTTGGATGAGATCGGGCTTGATGCTCTAGGCGAAGCAACATCTGGAGATGCTGATGAAGCCGATCTAGATGCCTTGGGACTAGATGACGATGCCGATGAGGATGAAGAAATTTCTGGGTTCTTATCGGACTTTAAGTAA
- a CDS encoding ShlB/FhaC/HecB family hemolysin secretion/activation protein, with amino-acid sequence MPWSASLVMFRCGVSIPSAVLIACFWGNDALSQTLDISLKPTLTSNQVNTGNGAWDTVVEPGQKAEKDGVATDFSKPEAQKESSAEAEKLVKVLNDLEAKQTNSESKLSSLTSLSLPDPALKLDPPQSNLDSESEPQKKPSFRTSWGYLQQISSELNTSVPTPGDRASGISHSHELISTLSPQPDREFLTHNSQLTTHNFSSPSTPPATCQQPTCNFLAQTPQTPQNLPSDLNPADLNPDPNRDRFLQPPPEPTPEPPQAPPQVEPQPTPSPQPELPNVPIPVQKIEVVGSTILSREDIEAIVKPLEGRSVTLEQLREAADKITTIYLDRGYITSRAVVPPQTITNGNVQIQVIEGKLAKIEVEGTKRLNPSYVRSRIRLGAGRPLSTAKLEDQLRLLRVDPLFDNVEASLRAGEKEGESILIVRVIEANPFQANFSIDNYSPPSVGSERLGVNVRHRNITGRGDELAAAYYRAIGDSDVFDFSYRIPVNAMNGTVQLRVAPNRNSIVQAPFDQFDISGKSQLYEISYRQPLLRSPIQEFAVSLGFTYQRGRTYLAGDPFPFGLGPGEEGSDTGVTTTSAIKIGQDYIRRDPRGAWALRSQFSIGTGLFDATVNESPVPDGLFFSWLGQVQRVQRLNENHLLILQADLQLSANSLLPSQQFVIGGGQSLRGYRQNVRSGDNGFRFSVEDRITIERDPSSKVPNLQLAPFIDMGMVWNSQNNPNEIAFPNTNIFGGDRAFLAGIGLGILWEPIPKVNVRIDYALPIINIQDKGNNAQDSGFYFSVIYTP; translated from the coding sequence ATGCCCTGGAGTGCAAGTCTTGTCATGTTTCGGTGTGGAGTCTCAATTCCCAGTGCAGTCCTGATCGCTTGCTTTTGGGGCAACGACGCTCTCTCCCAAACTCTGGACATTTCACTCAAGCCAACCCTCACCTCAAACCAAGTAAATACGGGAAACGGGGCATGGGATACGGTTGTCGAGCCAGGTCAAAAGGCAGAAAAGGACGGAGTAGCAACAGACTTTAGCAAGCCAGAAGCACAAAAGGAAAGCAGCGCCGAAGCTGAAAAATTAGTAAAAGTATTGAATGATTTAGAGGCAAAGCAGACTAACTCGGAATCTAAATTATCCAGTTTGACTTCCTTATCTCTCCCCGATCCTGCCCTAAAACTAGATCCTCCCCAAAGCAATCTAGATTCTGAATCTGAACCCCAGAAAAAACCAAGCTTCAGAACTTCTTGGGGCTACCTACAGCAGATTTCTAGTGAATTGAATACATCTGTTCCTACTCCTGGCGATCGCGCTAGTGGGATTTCCCACTCCCATGAGTTGATATCCACCCTATCTCCTCAACCAGATAGGGAATTTTTAACTCACAACTCACAACTGACAACTCATAACTTCTCTTCCCCCTCCACCCCACCTGCAACTTGCCAACAACCAACTTGTAACTTTCTCGCCCAGACACCCCAAACTCCACAAAATCTACCTTCCGATCTCAATCCTGCCGATCTAAATCCCGATCCCAATCGCGATCGCTTCCTCCAACCGCCCCCAGAACCAACCCCAGAACCGCCCCAAGCACCACCGCAAGTAGAACCCCAACCCACCCCCTCACCACAGCCAGAACTGCCGAATGTACCCATTCCAGTGCAGAAAATCGAGGTCGTTGGCAGCACAATCTTAAGTCGCGAAGACATTGAGGCGATCGTTAAGCCCCTAGAAGGGCGTTCCGTTACCCTAGAACAACTTAGGGAAGCCGCAGATAAAATTACCACTATTTACCTCGATCGCGGCTACATCACCTCCAGAGCCGTTGTCCCACCTCAAACCATCACCAATGGTAACGTCCAAATTCAGGTAATCGAAGGAAAGCTGGCCAAAATTGAAGTCGAAGGAACCAAACGCTTAAATCCATCCTACGTCCGCAGCCGCATTCGGTTAGGGGCCGGACGACCCCTGAGTACCGCCAAGCTGGAAGATCAACTCCGGCTGCTGCGTGTCGATCCTTTGTTTGACAATGTAGAAGCAAGCCTGCGAGCCGGCGAGAAGGAAGGCGAAAGTATCCTGATCGTCCGCGTCATCGAAGCTAACCCTTTTCAAGCTAACTTCAGTATTGATAATTATTCACCACCTAGTGTCGGTTCAGAGCGGTTAGGCGTGAATGTGCGCCACCGCAATATTACTGGTAGGGGTGACGAACTAGCGGCGGCTTATTACCGAGCTATTGGCGACTCTGATGTTTTTGACTTTAGTTACCGCATTCCAGTTAATGCGATGAACGGTACGGTGCAATTGAGGGTGGCACCAAACCGCAATAGTATTGTCCAAGCACCTTTCGATCAGTTCGATATTTCCGGGAAATCTCAACTGTATGAAATCAGTTATCGCCAGCCGTTATTGCGATCGCCGATACAGGAGTTTGCTGTATCTCTCGGTTTTACTTATCAGAGGGGTCGCACTTATCTCGCCGGCGATCCCTTTCCCTTTGGTTTGGGCCCAGGGGAGGAAGGTAGCGATACAGGCGTTACTACTACCAGCGCGATCAAGATTGGACAGGACTACATTCGTCGCGATCCTCGCGGCGCTTGGGCTCTGCGATCGCAATTCAGCATTGGTACTGGTTTATTCGATGCTACTGTCAATGAATCTCCGGTTCCTGATGGGCTATTTTTTAGCTGGCTAGGTCAGGTGCAACGGGTACAAAGGCTCAATGAAAATCATCTGCTGATTTTACAGGCAGATTTGCAACTCTCAGCCAATAGCCTGTTACCATCCCAGCAGTTTGTGATTGGGGGCGGGCAATCTTTACGGGGCTATCGGCAAAACGTGCGATCGGGCGATAATGGTTTCCGATTCTCAGTTGAAGACAGGATTACTATCGAGCGAGATCCTTCCTCTAAAGTGCCTAATCTTCAGTTAGCTCCGTTTATCGATATGGGCATGGTCTGGAATTCTCAGAATAATCCCAATGAAATAGCTTTTCCTAATACAAATATTTTCGGGGGCGATCGCGCCTTTTTAGCTGGCATCGGTTTGGGCATCCTTTGGGAACCCATACCTAAAGTTAATGTACGTATAGACTACGCTCTGCCGATAATTAACATTCAAGATAAGGGCAACAATGCCCAAGACTCAGGCTTTTACTTCAGCGTCATCTACACTCCTTAA
- the cobO gene encoding cob(I)yrinic acid a,c-diamide adenosyltransferase, translating into MQTNTEIELNQTSDRANSLTPEQHKQKMQRRKEVQDQRIAEKSGEKGLIIVNTGNGKGKTTAALGMVLRSLGHGYRVAIVQFIKGAWEPAEKAVFEKWENQLEFHAMGEGFTWETQDRDRDIEKAQQAWGKSLTFIRNSDFRLVLLDEINIALKLGYLQVEQVLAGLEEKPELSHIILTGRGAPAGLIERADLVTEMTLVKHPFKEQGVKAQPGIEY; encoded by the coding sequence ATGCAAACAAATACTGAGATTGAATTAAATCAAACAAGCGATCGCGCAAATTCCCTTACCCCCGAACAACACAAGCAGAAAATGCAGCGTCGCAAAGAAGTACAAGACCAACGCATTGCTGAAAAATCAGGGGAAAAAGGTTTAATTATCGTCAACACTGGTAACGGTAAAGGGAAGACGACGGCCGCCTTGGGAATGGTGCTGCGATCGCTTGGTCACGGCTACCGCGTCGCCATAGTACAATTTATCAAAGGAGCCTGGGAACCCGCAGAAAAAGCCGTTTTTGAGAAGTGGGAAAACCAGCTAGAATTTCATGCAATGGGAGAAGGCTTCACCTGGGAAACCCAAGACCGCGATCGCGACATTGAAAAAGCTCAACAAGCATGGGGAAAATCCTTAACATTTATCCGTAATTCTGACTTTAGATTAGTCTTGCTTGATGAAATCAATATAGCACTAAAATTAGGTTATTTGCAAGTCGAGCAAGTGCTAGCAGGACTGGAAGAAAAACCAGAACTATCTCACATTATTTTAACAGGTAGAGGCGCACCAGCAGGACTCATAGAACGGGCAGATTTAGTAACAGAAATGACTTTAGTTAAACATCCTTTTAAAGAGCAAGGTGTTAAAGCTCAACCAGGTATCGAGTATTAA